A genomic stretch from Aedes albopictus strain Foshan chromosome 2, AalbF5, whole genome shotgun sequence includes:
- the LOC134288961 gene encoding uncharacterized protein LOC134288961, translated as MLNYDWEYDMAQSVDNLQPKKKKKTKAKLQEMARKLAAEKAKSAALAKRLKRSKKKNQDLVATRNRQLATDGWSTAGAGSFQVEDESDSASTINATEADGVQAISKNAEENQLAAEEGSSSTGGTLHLEGGNEFSSTRNGTDADRMRMNWRNMTDNSREGSRFLSSMNQLSVASINVPECKPADDGDIHRQTYELWKDLLIDSMNLAGIDDEHTMFTVFKVKAGIKLLEIFRNTKSQQDDPDVITRPFSNAMQRLKSYFGSGSDIMLMRRKLALMSQKVDETDLAYITRVGSMARLCGYDEGKEFEEIVATVAEHARHKEVRMTALKMLSKRGSFTDLVDKVREIESIRLNEEYVLRKRGRTDQASVAAVSIPFHRQSGFQDRYAPVQTQAATRNVSNRRQQRFMDRYQTRPHPYQRGMQKPREGWRAPRGVPYRSGEAMPKCWRCESFSHSADDCGAKDKVCNFCGKLGHIRRACQVRSMKTESQRSVKSRDESPKGVAAVEKFEDVPVDDEKVSELDES; from the exons atgttaaattacgATTGGGAATACGACATGGCGCAATCGGTGG ACAATCTGCAgccgaaaaagaagaagaagacaaaggCTAAGCTTCAGGAAATGGCTCGAAAGTTGGCGGCAGAGAAGGCTAAGTCAGCGGCGCTTGCGAAAAGGCTAAAGAGAAGCAAGAAGAAGAATCAAGATTTGGTAGCAACGAGGAACCGACAGTTGGCAACAGATGGGTGGTCCACAGCTGGTGCTGGCTCATTCCAGGTCGAAGACGAAAGCGATTCCGCCAGTACGATCAACGCAACTGAAGCAGATGGTGTGCAGGCTATCTCGAAGAATGCGGAAGAGAATCAGTTGGCAGCTGAAGAGGGTTCGTCAAGTACTGGTGGCACATTACATCTAGAAGGCGGAAACGAGTTCTCCAGTACGCGCAATGGGACCGATGCAGACAGAATGCGGATGAACTGGAGAAATATGACAGATAACAGTCGCGAGGGATCCAGATTCTTGTCGTCTATGAACCAGCTCTCGGTTGCATCCATTAACGTACCGGAATGCAAACCAGCTGACGATGGGGACATTCATAGACAGACATATGAGCTCTGGAAGGACCTCTTGATCGATTCGATGAATTTGGCCGGAATCGATGACGAACATACGATGTTCACGGTGTTCAAAGTAAAGGCAGGAATCAAACTGCTGGAAATATTTCGGAACACCAAGTCCCAGCAGGACGATCCGGATGTTATCACAAGGCCGTTCTCTAACGCCATGCAAAGACTCAAGTCTTACTTCGGATCAGGGTCCGACATCATGCTAATGCGTAGGAAGCTAGCACTGATGTCCCAGAAAGTGGATGAAACCGACTTGGCGTATATTACAAGAGTCGGATCAATGGCTCGTTTGTGCGGCTACGATGAAGGAAAGGAGTTTGAAGAAATCGTTGCGACCGTTGCAGAACACGCGCGTCACAAGGAGGTTCGTATGACGGCTTTGAAGATGCTCAGCAAAAGGGGTTCCTTCACCGATCTCGTTGATAAGGTGCGGGAAATCGAGTCCATAAGATTGAACGAAGAATATGTTTTGCGAAAGCGGGGACGGACAGATCAAGCGTCGGTGGCGGCGGTCAGCATCCCTTTTCACCGTCAGTCAGGATTCCAGGATCGATATGCTCCTGTTCAAACACAAGCAGCTACCCGGAACGTTTCAAACCGTCGTCAGCAAAGGTTCATGGATCGTTATCAAACAAGGCCTCATCCGTATCAACGGGGAATGCAAAAGCCACGAGAAGGTTGGCGGGCACCACGCGGTGTGCCGTACAGATCAGGCGAAGCGATGCCAAAATGCTGGAGATGTGAAAGTTTTTCTCATTCGGCGGATGATTGCGGCGCCAAGGATAAAGTGTGCAACTTCTGCGGCAAGCTTGGCCATATTCGTCGTGCTTGTCAGGTTCGTTCCATGAAAACCGAATCACAGCGTTCAGTAAAGAGTCGTGATGAGTCACCGAAAGGGGTAGCAGCGGTGGAGAAGTTCGAAGACGTACCTGTGGATGATGAAAAAGTGAGTGAATTGGATGAAAGTTAA